In Gemmatimonadaceae bacterium, the genomic window ACAGCGGGCAGGGCGCGCTGGCGTCGTGGGGCATCAACACGAACTACGTGGAGAAGGCCGGACTCGGCGTGAAGCCCGTGGGCACCACCTGCGCCGTCTGCCACGACCCGCATGCCAACAACAACAGCGATCACCAGTTGCGGTTCCCGGTGGACGTGCCCGACGAAACGCAGAACCTGTGCATGAAGTGCCACCACCGCCGCGCCACGCCCGATCTGACGAGCGCGTCGAGCGGCGCGCACTCTCCGGAAGGGCCGACCCTGCTCGGCTACGCCGGGTGGATTCCGCCAAACATGTCCACGGTGGGTACCGACACGATCGTCGCCACCCATGGCTCCGATCGGAATCCGGCGCTGTGCGCGACCTGTCACGTCAACCGGTTCACGGTCACTGATCCGGCCACGGGGAACTTCGTCTTCCAGGCGACGGGGCACCTCTTCCTCGCCATTCCGTGCATCGACTCCACCGGCAAGCCAACGAATACGGACTGCGACATCTCGCAGCGGACGTTCGCGGCCTGCACGGGCAGCGGCTGCCACGGGTCGCCGGACGTCGCGAAGTCGTTGATGCTGACCGTCGAACAGCGGTTCAGCCTGCTCGACTCCACGCTCACCCACATGATTGCCAAGATCCCGTCCACCGAATTCAGCAATACCGACGGTCGGTACACCACGGGTGAGGGCGCCAAGTTCAACCTCAGCCTCTCGAGAGCGCCCGGGGCGTACGTGCACAATCCATTCCTCATCGAAGCGCTGATGACCGCGACGATCAAGCAGATCACGATCGATTACGGGATCCCGGCGGCCGAGAAGGTGAACCTGAACAATGTTCTGCAGAACCCGCAGCACTGAGCGGGACGAAGAGCCGAGACGTGATGATGCATAGCCATGGGGGCGGGCCGGGGAGGAACACCTTCCCGGCCCGCACGTGCGCCGGGACCCGCGCGGCGACGACACGACGCATGCAGCAAGGACGGGAGCAAGCAATGAGGCGCGTCATCCGATCGGGACTCGCCGTCCTCGGGCTGCTGGTGGTCGCCGTGGGGCGGGCGCGCGCTCAGGGCGGGATCATCCAGGGGTCGAGCTCGGTGCAGTTCCTGGACATGCGGCCGGTGGTCACCGACAGCGTGCCGTTCGCCGCCACCGATTCGGTGTCCACGCTGTTCCGGCGCACGCCGAGCGGGGTGCTCACCAACTGCGTGGCCGGCGATCCCTACTGCTACTTCTACAAATCCGCGCCGCGGGCCAACCTCACCGCGCTCATGCAGGACCTCGACATCACGGCGTGGGGGATCGGGCCCGGCCTCAGCGTACACGCGCAGCTGCGCGGCCGCACCGCCGAGGGCGACGCGCGCGACCTCTGGCCGCAGGCCACGCAGTCGTTCGACGTGCTCGCGGCGTACGTGGAGTATGACCGCTCGGCGCTGCTGGCGCGCCTGGGGCGGCAATGGATCGCGTCCGGCCTCGGAATGTTCAACTTCGACGGCGCGTCGGTGGATGTGCATCCCATGCGGGCGATCGGGATCAACCTCTATGGCGGCGGCACCCTGATCCAGGGGCTCGACCGCGCGCTCGGCGCTGCGGCGCTCTCCCCGGTGGAGGACATTCCGCCCGTGGACCAGTCGTTCCTCCTGGGCGGCCAGGTGCAGATCCGCCCGAGTGCCGACGGCGTGATGCAGTTCCAGTACCAGCGCGAGGTGCGCAACGATCGGGGAGCGCTGTACTCGGAGCGGGTCGCGGCAAACGCCGAGTTCCGGTTCGGCAACGCGTCCGTGGGCGGTGACGCCACCCGCGATCTGGCCACCGAGACGTTCAACGATCTGACGGCGCACGTGGTCTTCAATCCCTGGCACGGCGTGGGCTCGCGGTTCGAATTCCGCCACTACTCGCCGTACTTCGATCTGTGGACCATCTGGGGCGCCTTCTCGCCGGTGGGCTACAACGAAGGCACCACAAACCTCACATGGTCCGCGCCCGGCGCGCGCGCGACGTTCGGCGTCTCGGGCGGCTACCGCGCGTACGCCAACACCTACACCGGCGTCGCCTGGCTGCCGCTGCGGAACAGCGGCTGGCACGTGGGCGCCACCGGCTCGGCGCGCGCCACCAACGCATGGACGGTGCAGGGCAGCTACGACATGGACATCAACTTCGGCGCGTCGAGCACCGACGGCGACGTGGCCCTCCGCTGGCAGCCGAGCAGCCGCGGCTCGCTGGCGGTGCACGGTATGGCTTTCCAGAATATTTATGAGTTCACGGTGGGCGAGGGACGCGTGCTCGGCGCCGGCCTGGAGGGCGCGTACCAGATCGCCCCGGACCTGCGGCTGGCCGGCGACGCCACCCTGTATCGTCACACCGGCAAGGACCAGCCCGACATCGCCGACTGGAACCAGCGGCGGGTGAGCCTTCGCCTCGAGTGGCGTGTGGGGGGCGAGCCGGGAAGCGGGGGCGGGGGCTGGACCGTTGGCCCGGTGAGGCGGCCATGAAGGTCACCATCCGGCGCCTGATCGTTCCCGTGGTCCTCCTGGTGGCGACGGCGGCGCTCGCCATGCAGCAATCGCGGGCTCCGTTCCCGCACGCGCAGCATGCCAAGCTCTTCCCGACGTGCGCGGGCTGCCACAGCGGGATCGTCAGCGGCGACTCGGCGCTCATGTTCCCGAGTCCGGATGACTGCGCGCAGTGCCACAACGGCAGCGACGTCCGGCGCATCGCGTGGACGGGGCCGTCCGCGCGCGTGACGAATCTCAAGTTCTCGCACACCGAGCACGCGACGATGTCGGCGCAGGGCGGCACCGCCGCCGACTGCGCCAACTGTCACGGACTGCAGGCCGGGCGCGACACGGCGTGGATGCACATCGCGGGCGCGGATCCCTCCGCGTGCCTCGCGTGCCATCGGGCGCCGCAGCACCTGGCCGCCTCCGCCGACTGTTCCACCTGTCACAAAACGCTCGTCCAGGCCACGACTCTCTCGGCGACGGCGATCGCGGCGTTCCCGAAGCCGTCGTCGCACAGCAATCCCGACTGGCTGGCCAGGCACGCGCCGCAGAACGCCGGCCAGATGGCCCAGTGCGCCATCTGCCATGCGAGAGAGAGTTGCGCGCGCTGCCATCCCAACGCCGACAAGCTGCCCGCCATCAAGGCGCTGGGCAGCGACGCGCGGGTGGCATCGCTCGTGCGCAACGTCTTGCCGGTGTACTTCACGCCGGCGGCGCACCGCGAGACCAAGTGGGCGTACGGCCATGGGGCGGACGCCCGCGCCAATCCGCAGACCTGCGCAAGCTGCCACACGCAGACCAGTTGCCGCTCCTGCCACATCGGTAATCTGGGAGCCGACGTCATCGCGAAGCTGCCCGACGCGAAGCCGGGCCGGGCGCCCGGCGTGGTGTTGGTGAAAGCCTCGCGCGCAGGCGCAGCGCCGCTCGATGCGGCGCCGCCCGCCCGCGCGGTGAACGCGGCCGAGGTGACCCGGCCCCTCGCGCCGCAGGACACGGTCCTGATGCGCGTGCACGTGCATCCCGACGGCTTCGCCACCAACCACAAGTCCGCCGCGGCCAGCGGACAACTCAACTGCCAGGGTTGCCATCAGCCGCGCGACTGCACGTCGTGTCACGACGGGGTCTCGACCCGGCGGGATTTCCATCCCGACGATTTCATGGCGCGGCACGCCAACAGCGCGTACACGCAGGACCAGAACTGCAGCTCCTGCCACCGCGTCGAAACGTTCTGCCGGTCGTGCCACCAGAAGAGCGGCATCGCCACCACGGGCGGGGTCCGCGGCACGGCCCACACCGGACAGCCGCTGTGGCTGCTGCAGCACGGGCAGGCGGCGCGTCAGGGGCTCACCACGTGCACCAGCTGCCACCAGCAGCGCGACTGCCTGCGCTGCCACTCGAGCCTGGGAATGCACGTCAATCCGCATGGACCCGACTTCAACGCGCAGGCCATGGGATCACGCAACATGCAGATGTGCATGGTATGCCACCTGACGAATCCGCTGAAGAAATGATCGTAGGGGCAAACCCCTACGAAGGCTCGGGGCATCTCCTATTGGTAGGTCCCTGACGCGAGGCTCCTTTACACCCGGCTGCAATCGTGCCGGTCCGGAACCGCCGGGCGGAACGCCCGGGATCCGATTCGATGTCGCACGTGAACGCATAGCGGGAAGGTGGTCTTGAGACGATCGAGAGCGCAGGGCGGTTGGGGATCGAGCGTGGTCGGCGCCCGTCACACGCTGACGCGCGAGGTGATCGGAACGACGCTGTGGTTGCTCGGCGTTGCGATCCTCGGTCTGGCTATGCCGACGCCCGCCGCGGCGCAGCAGCGGGCGGGCGTGGTCGAGTGTCAGAAGTGCCACGGGAACAGGGATTTCCTCGTGGGAAAGGCGGGGACGGTCAGGGGCGACTCGGCGCTGTTCGTTCCCGATACCCTGCTGCACGACTCGAAGCATGCCGGACTCAGCTGCACGAGCTGCCACCCAGCGTTCGCTGGCGGATACCCCCATCGTGACGCGA contains:
- a CDS encoding multiheme c-type cytochrome, which gives rise to MKTSKSPVLARLAAVLVAALAASSCTSEKLVYRNEPGFTTPSAAAANFVGYADTVTKQTVCGNCHVDKQTQWAGTKHATAWADLQASGHATAACEPCHTVSKNGNAATSDAVGYTATKDARYHDVQCESCHGAGLGHVSAPSLANTPLASIAVDTGTSFGNGCGECHTGTHEPFVDEWKLSGHAIVETRGSAATNASCYMCHSGQGALASWGINTNYVEKAGLGVKPVGTTCAVCHDPHANNNSDHQLRFPVDVPDETQNLCMKCHHRRATPDLTSASSGAHSPEGPTLLGYAGWIPPNMSTVGTDTIVATHGSDRNPALCATCHVNRFTVTDPATGNFVFQATGHLFLAIPCIDSTGKPTNTDCDISQRTFAACTGSGCHGSPDVAKSLMLTVEQRFSLLDSTLTHMIAKIPSTEFSNTDGRYTTGEGAKFNLSLSRAPGAYVHNPFLIEALMTATIKQITIDYGIPAAEKVNLNNVLQNPQH
- a CDS encoding cytochrome c3 family protein, coding for MKVTIRRLIVPVVLLVATAALAMQQSRAPFPHAQHAKLFPTCAGCHSGIVSGDSALMFPSPDDCAQCHNGSDVRRIAWTGPSARVTNLKFSHTEHATMSAQGGTAADCANCHGLQAGRDTAWMHIAGADPSACLACHRAPQHLAASADCSTCHKTLVQATTLSATAIAAFPKPSSHSNPDWLARHAPQNAGQMAQCAICHARESCARCHPNADKLPAIKALGSDARVASLVRNVLPVYFTPAAHRETKWAYGHGADARANPQTCASCHTQTSCRSCHIGNLGADVIAKLPDAKPGRAPGVVLVKASRAGAAPLDAAPPARAVNAAEVTRPLAPQDTVLMRVHVHPDGFATNHKSAAASGQLNCQGCHQPRDCTSCHDGVSTRRDFHPDDFMARHANSAYTQDQNCSSCHRVETFCRSCHQKSGIATTGGVRGTAHTGQPLWLLQHGQAARQGLTTCTSCHQQRDCLRCHSSLGMHVNPHGPDFNAQAMGSRNMQMCMVCHLTNPLKK